From candidate division Zixibacteria bacterium HGW-Zixibacteria-1, the proteins below share one genomic window:
- a CDS encoding peptidylprolyl isomerase has translation MRLLVLLMSVLFIIGMVACAGDKTDTEANKETEVKNEAATEAPKEVTPPATDYAAVAGDTVTTASGLKYIVIKAGEGKSPASAQTVQVHYTGWLTDGKKFDSSVDRGQPFEFQIGVGRVIKGWDEGVMTMKEGGKRRLIIPPQLAYGERGAGGVIPPNATLVFDVELLKVK, from the coding sequence ATGAGGTTATTGGTTTTATTGATGTCCGTCCTCTTCATTATTGGAATGGTGGCCTGTGCCGGCGACAAAACCGATACTGAAGCCAACAAGGAAACCGAAGTGAAAAACGAGGCCGCGACCGAAGCTCCGAAGGAAGTCACTCCGCCCGCCACCGACTACGCCGCTGTGGCCGGCGACACTGTTACCACCGCCTCCGGGCTGAAATATATCGTTATCAAAGCCGGCGAGGGCAAGTCGCCCGCGAGCGCGCAGACCGTTCAGGTCCATTACACCGGCTGGTTGACCGATGGCAAGAAATTCGACAGCTCGGTCGATCGCGGACAGCCGTTCGAGTTCCAGATCGGCGTCGGTCGTGTTATCAAGGGCTGGGATGAAGGCGTTATGACCATGAAGGAAGGCGGCAAGCGTCGTCTGATTATCCCGCCGCAACTGGCCTATGGTGAACGCGGCGCCGGCGGTGTAATTCCCCCCAACGCCACCCTTGTTTTTGACGTTGAATTGTTAAAGGTCAAGTAA